From the Castor canadensis chromosome 9, mCasCan1.hap1v2, whole genome shotgun sequence genome, one window contains:
- the Cyp2u1 gene encoding cytochrome P450 2U1, whose translation MSSGGQPLTPAEDPPWPVRLLRTTPGLLRMDPSGGALLLCGLGALLGWSWLRWHRARGIPPGPTPWPVVGNFGPVLLPPFLRRHSWLSRRGRASGVGPQVLLAKLARVYGNVFSFFIGHYMVVVLNDFHSVRQALVQQAEVFSDRPRVPLISIITKEKGVVFAHYGPVWRQQRKFCHSTLRHFGLGKLSLEPKIIEEFKYVKEEMQKHGEDPFSPFPIISNAVSNIICSLCFGQRFDYTNSEFKELLDFMSRGLEICLNSQVLLVNICSWLYYLPFGPFKELRQIEKDITIFLKKIIKDHQESLDGENPQDFIDMYLLHMEEEKRNNSNSSFDDDYLFYIIGDLFVAGTDTTTNSLLWCLLYIALNPDIQEKVHEEIERIIGCDRAPSITDKVHMPYTEATIMEVQRLTAVVPLAIPHMTTENTVLQGYSIPKGTMILPNLWSVHRDPTIWEKPDDFYPDRFLDDQGQLLKKETFIPFGIGKRVCMGEQLAKMELFLMFVSLMQSFTFALPKDSQKPILTGRFGLTLAPHPFNIITSKR comes from the exons ATGTCATCCGGGGGCCAGCCGCTGACTCCGGCCGAGGACCCGCCCTGGCCCGTGCGCCTCTTGCGCACGACCCCGGGACTGCTGCGGATGGACCCGAGCGGCGGCGCGCTGCTGCTGTGCGGCCTCGGCGCGCTGCTGGGCTGGAGCTGGCTGCGCTGGCACCGCGCGCGGGGCATCCCTCCCGGGCCCACGCCCTGGCCGGTGGTGGGCAACTTCGGCCCTGTGCTGCTGCCACCCTTCCTCCGGCGACACAGCTGGCTGAGCCGCCGAGGGAGGGCCTCGGGGGTGGGCCCGCAGGTGCTGCTGGCTAAACTGGCTCGCGTCTACGGCAAcgtcttcagtttcttcattggcCACTACATGGTGGTGGTCCTCAACGACTTCCACAGCGTGCGCCAGGCGCTGGTGCAGCAGGCCGAGGTCTTCAGCGACCGCCCCAGGGTGCCGCTCATCTCCATCATCACCAAGGAGAAGG GGGTTGTGTTTGCACACTATGGTCCAGTCTGGAGGCAGCAGAGGAAATTCTGTCACTCAACTCTTCGTCATTTTGGCTTGGGAAAGCTTAGCTTGGAGCCCAAGATTATTGAGGAGTTCAAATATGTGAAGGAGGAAATGCAGAAGCATGGAGAAGACCCTTTCAGTCCATTCCCCATCATCAGCAATGCTGTCTCTAACATCATTTGCTCCCTGTGCTTTGGCCAACGCTTTGATTACACCAACAGTGAGTTCAAGGAGCTGCTTGATTTTATGTCTCGAGGGTTAGAAATCTGTCTGAACAGCCAGGTCCTCCTGGTCAACATATGCTCCTGGCTGTATTACCTTCCCTTCGGACCATTTAAGGAATTAAGGCAAATTGAAAAGGATATAACCATCttccttaaaaaaatcattaaagaccATCAAGAGTCTCTGGATGGCGAGAACCCTCAGGACTTCATAGACATGTACCTTCTACacatggaggaggagaagagaaataaTAGCAACAGTAGTTTTGATGACGATTACTTATTTTATATCATTGGGGATCTCTTTGTTGCTGGGACTGATACCACGACCAACTCTTTGCTTTGGTGCCTGCTATATATAGCACTGAACCCTGATATACAAG AAAAGGTTCATGAAGAAATTGAAAGGATCATTGGTTGTGACCGAGCCCCTTCCATCACAGACAAGGTCCACATGCCCTACACAGAAGCCACCATCATGGAGGTGCAGAGGCTAACAGCGGTGGTGCCCCTCGCCATTCCTCACATGACCACAGAAAACACAG tgCTCCAAGGGTACAGCATTCCTAAAGGCACAATGATCTTACCCAACCTGTGGTCAGTACACCGAGACCCAACCATTTGGGAGAAACCAGATGATTTCTATCCTGACCGATTTCTGGATGATCAaggacaacttttaaaaaaagaaacctttattCCTTTTGGGATTG GGAAGCGGGTGTGTATGGGCGAACAGCTGGCAAAGATGGAACTCTTCCTAATGTTCGTCAGCCTGATGCAGAGCTTCACATTTGCTCTGCCCAAGGACTCGCAGAAGCCCATCCTGACCGGGAGGTTTGGTCTAACCTTAGCTCCCCATCCATTTAATATTATCACTTCAAAAAGATGA